Proteins from a single region of Chryseobacterium sp. T16E-39:
- a CDS encoding GNAT family N-acetyltransferase gives MEKTLEQQTKLTEKAHKITSRILLNGMLRELGNGKFYEGTPKYDVLTAKALENSDYSLHLRFELKKSELFLFAPVSYRSESAFHDYGTSLWAVDHKNRTVFEVDIDQLIVFVYTEFSEQFSEQGLVLFATRIQSSCRNLELIMEAGSQENDALTYSFLESEQRLPVGHNLHPFTKARMGFSKEEQLLYGPEFNKGIQLEYFLVHKSCVKENSVLEIPYHEFLKSVVSLPEDLEQKYLKEDEKISDFYTVPCHPWESSYLLSTEDGAEMLKNRTLIHIGVLGEDFYSTSSIRSMYSQNIPWMPKFSLNVLLTSSIRINTEKDLKRGYASALWRQHAASAFEKEFDQFKLLLEPITLGVYHHHKNIDSLNLLIRENPFLPEDKIVLLARLCQDEPADTQTFLQRFFKDVSDHLEVSLEESIIIWFEKYIELLIDPLNHLFAQYGMAPEAHQQNLLIQLDDQLLPQTLFVRDAQGYLLRESTREQYADLSKTYPEITDLFIKDERLLDIISHHLLVSNLAALIASLGKTGWIHERKLINILYKEFEYLHNTNPSDLTTYALKNRYWLTKSNLQSAILDVNGGVNASAISYAKVPNLLHKYFFSDQLINPKGEEIVLRRYFEKEDVTITMRPINLDEDLEMLHEWFNREHAVKVWQMNWPIDELETYYRLMLPNDEGHSYIILSNDEPSCNIEVYWPCKDIVGDYYDVLPTDYGTHQFIAPTDPKKKYVSPSTQSMVDYVFAQPQVGKMVGEGSVDSRASMMNKAHVGFKVDKVIEMPHKTANLNFCYREWYWEKFPQNKDVQITAKIAKHD, from the coding sequence ATGGAGAAGACTTTGGAACAACAAACTAAGTTGACGGAAAAAGCACACAAAATTACAAGCAGAATTCTGTTAAACGGTATGCTTCGGGAACTTGGGAATGGTAAATTTTATGAAGGGACTCCAAAATATGATGTACTAACTGCTAAAGCACTGGAAAACAGTGATTATTCTTTACACCTAAGATTTGAATTAAAGAAGAGTGAACTCTTTTTATTTGCTCCTGTTTCTTATCGCTCCGAAAGTGCATTTCATGATTATGGAACGTCTTTATGGGCAGTTGATCATAAAAACCGAACTGTTTTTGAGGTAGACATCGATCAGCTGATCGTATTTGTTTATACAGAGTTTTCTGAACAATTTTCTGAGCAGGGGCTTGTATTGTTTGCTACAAGAATTCAAAGCAGCTGTAGAAACCTTGAATTGATAATGGAGGCAGGATCACAGGAAAATGATGCTTTAACGTATTCTTTTTTGGAATCTGAGCAGAGACTTCCTGTAGGACATAATCTCCATCCTTTTACAAAAGCAAGAATGGGATTCTCAAAAGAAGAGCAGCTTCTCTATGGTCCGGAATTCAATAAAGGAATTCAGCTGGAATATTTTCTGGTACACAAAAGTTGTGTTAAAGAAAACTCTGTTTTAGAAATTCCATATCATGAATTCTTGAAGAGCGTTGTTTCCCTACCTGAAGATCTGGAACAAAAATATCTTAAAGAAGACGAAAAAATCTCTGACTTTTATACCGTTCCATGTCATCCGTGGGAATCAAGTTATCTGCTATCTACTGAAGATGGTGCTGAAATGCTAAAAAACCGAACCCTGATCCACATTGGAGTATTGGGTGAAGATTTTTATTCTACCTCTTCTATCAGAAGCATGTACAGCCAGAATATTCCCTGGATGCCTAAGTTCTCTCTCAATGTTCTTTTAACGAGTTCGATAAGAATAAATACGGAGAAAGATTTAAAAAGAGGATATGCGTCGGCTTTATGGCGCCAACATGCAGCTTCTGCATTTGAAAAAGAGTTTGATCAATTCAAACTTCTTCTGGAACCGATAACATTAGGAGTCTATCATCATCATAAAAATATAGATAGCCTTAACCTGTTGATTCGTGAAAATCCATTCTTACCAGAAGATAAAATAGTATTGTTAGCAAGATTATGCCAGGATGAACCGGCGGATACGCAAACTTTCCTGCAAAGATTTTTTAAAGACGTTTCAGATCATTTAGAAGTAAGTCTGGAAGAGTCGATCATTATTTGGTTTGAGAAGTATATTGAATTACTGATTGATCCTTTAAATCATTTATTCGCTCAGTACGGAATGGCTCCGGAGGCACATCAGCAGAATCTTCTTATTCAATTGGATGATCAGCTACTTCCACAGACACTTTTTGTAAGAGACGCGCAAGGATATCTATTGAGAGAAAGCACAAGAGAACAGTATGCTGATCTTTCAAAAACTTATCCGGAAATTACTGATCTTTTCATTAAAGATGAACGTCTTTTGGATATTATTTCACATCATCTTTTGGTAAGTAATCTGGCAGCATTGATCGCTTCACTAGGTAAAACGGGATGGATACATGAAAGAAAACTGATCAATATTCTATATAAAGAATTTGAATATCTTCATAATACCAACCCTTCTGATCTTACAACGTATGCTTTAAAGAACCGTTATTGGTTAACAAAATCAAACCTTCAGTCAGCGATTCTAGATGTAAATGGTGGAGTGAATGCTTCTGCTATTTCTTATGCTAAAGTTCCGAATCTTCTTCACAAATATTTCTTCTCAGACCAACTGATCAATCCGAAAGGAGAGGAGATCGTACTCAGACGCTATTTTGAGAAAGAAGATGTTACCATTACAATGCGTCCGATCAATCTTGATGAAGATCTTGAAATGCTTCATGAGTGGTTTAACAGGGAGCATGCTGTAAAAGTGTGGCAAATGAACTGGCCGATTGATGAACTGGAAACCTACTATCGCTTAATGCTACCAAATGATGAAGGACATAGTTATATCATATTAAGCAATGATGAACCTTCATGTAATATTGAAGTCTATTGGCCGTGCAAAGATATCGTAGGAGACTACTATGATGTACTGCCTACCGATTATGGAACACATCAATTCATCGCTCCGACAGATCCTAAGAAAAAATATGTTTCTCCATCCACACAATCGATGGTAGATTATGTATTTGCTCAGCCACAGGTTGGAAAAATGGTTGGTGAAGGCTCTGTGGATTCTCGCGCATCAATGATGAACAAAGCACACGTCGGTTTCAAAGTAGACAAGGTAATTGAAATGCCACACAAAACAGCCAATCTTAATTTCTGCTACAGAGAATGGTATTGGGAAAAATTCCCGCAAAACAAAGATGTACAAATCACTGCAAAAATTGCTAAACATGACTAA
- a CDS encoding lysine N(6)-hydroxylase/L-ornithine N(5)-oxygenase family protein, which yields MTNETIYNVIGIGIGPFNLGLAALSNPISELKTLFLDQRDGFDWHPGLMIDHVTLQTPFLCDCVSMADPTSPLSLLNYLKETNRLYKFFIREDFFIPRKEYNRYCQWVVSQLPQCRFSTQVVDIIYEDGLYLITTLHTKTKEAVVYKAERLILGTGTQPHIPSFIPKEDSRILHTSSYLYRKEELLAKGKKIAVIGSGQSAAEVFYDLLQSRNENTELGWYSRPDRFFPMEYAKLTLELTSPDYVDYFYSRDESARKTILSKQQAQFKGINYDLINQIYDFIYDLNIDNADPKLTIIPNSQLDRVDNTNPDRLTLEFTQKEQEIPYEQEADYLVIGTGYRYHEPSFLKNIESRIKRDSNGLYSVNRNYSIDHNGGEIYVLHAEVHTHSYISTDLGMAAYRNSYIINDILGREHYKIEKKIAFQDFDVEKYSSIPTTAHI from the coding sequence ATGACTAATGAAACAATATATAATGTAATTGGAATAGGTATCGGACCTTTCAACTTAGGGCTGGCTGCTTTATCTAATCCGATTTCTGAATTAAAAACACTTTTTCTTGATCAAAGAGATGGCTTCGATTGGCATCCGGGTTTAATGATCGACCATGTGACATTACAGACACCATTTTTGTGTGACTGTGTGTCAATGGCAGATCCAACAAGCCCTTTGAGCCTTTTGAATTATTTAAAAGAAACAAACAGGTTGTATAAATTCTTTATCAGAGAGGATTTCTTTATCCCCCGTAAAGAATATAACCGTTATTGCCAATGGGTAGTAAGCCAGCTGCCACAGTGTCGTTTCTCCACTCAGGTGGTAGATATCATCTATGAAGATGGTCTTTATCTGATTACCACACTTCATACCAAAACAAAGGAAGCAGTAGTTTATAAAGCGGAAAGACTGATTCTGGGAACAGGAACTCAGCCTCATATTCCTTCTTTTATACCGAAGGAAGATTCTCGTATTCTTCATACTAGTTCTTATTTATACAGAAAAGAAGAACTTTTGGCTAAAGGAAAAAAAATAGCAGTGATTGGTTCAGGGCAAAGTGCTGCAGAGGTATTTTATGACTTGCTTCAAAGTCGTAACGAAAATACTGAATTAGGCTGGTATTCCCGTCCGGATCGATTCTTCCCGATGGAATATGCAAAACTGACTTTAGAACTTACTTCTCCTGATTATGTAGATTATTTTTATAGCAGAGATGAATCGGCTCGTAAAACCATTTTAAGCAAGCAACAAGCTCAGTTTAAAGGAATCAATTATGATTTGATCAACCAGATCTATGATTTTATTTATGATCTGAATATTGATAATGCTGATCCAAAGCTTACGATTATTCCAAACAGTCAGCTGGATCGAGTAGACAATACGAATCCTGATCGTCTGACCCTGGAATTCACACAGAAAGAACAGGAAATTCCTTATGAGCAGGAAGCCGATTATCTGGTGATAGGCACTGGATACCGTTATCATGAACCGTCTTTTTTAAAGAACATAGAATCAAGAATTAAAAGAGATTCGAATGGTTTGTATTCTGTTAACAGAAATTATTCCATAGATCATAATGGTGGTGAAATTTATGTACTCCACGCAGAAGTACATACCCACAGCTATATCTCTACCGATTTAGGAATGGCGGCTTACCGTAATTCTTACATCATCAACGATATTCTGGGAAGGGAGCATTACAAAATTGAAAAGAAAATTGCTTTCCAGGATTTTGACGTCGAAAAATATTCTTCTATACCAACAACTGCCCACATTTAA
- a CDS encoding IucA/IucC family protein: MNNTLNNTIISQENWKQANIDLMAKSIAELMHEELLKPIADFEDDKGYTVFRLETGNENITYSFRGQKRLMDYWHIDKNSIKRHENGNISSSIDVPQFFLEMQSVFDLDSNTLARYTEELLHTLYCDALILSSGTMSSKDLASSNYQTVEHQMTGHPWVIVNKSRLGFSPTDLEKFAPEANENLKVLWLAAHKDRSSFHSLEHIDQEAFYNSEIGTELYQSFKQKLSDEGKSIQDYNLIPVHPWQWEHKLKIHFAGDIVSGILILLGEGNDVYSPQQSIRTLFNTEHPEKRYLKTAVSILSTGNIRGLSPKQMQIAPSITDWVKGLIKGDSYLENKGTIFLGEEASIAYLHPQYGSIANVPYQYNEFLGALWRESADSYLKEDEEMFTMASLLYVDKEGVPLVQAFAEKAGISITEWITNYLEAYLTPLLHIYYTHSLCVTPHGENIMVVLKNGVPQRIVIKDFVDDIVLTAEARENLPDHLADGLIQSSNKENVPLSILLGVFDAFFRYLSNVLHTHSNFNEEAFWTLVHDCVENYKQQNTHLQERYEKYDLYVPTFKRFYINSLRLKNNGYSENKAFAIPRKDGALPNPLYQIANKNSVATV; this comes from the coding sequence ATGAACAACACATTAAACAATACTATAATTAGCCAGGAAAACTGGAAACAAGCTAACATCGATCTAATGGCTAAAAGCATTGCAGAATTAATGCATGAAGAGCTATTGAAACCAATCGCTGATTTTGAAGATGACAAAGGATATACTGTATTCAGACTGGAAACAGGAAATGAAAATATCACATATAGTTTCCGTGGTCAGAAAAGATTGATGGACTATTGGCATATTGATAAAAACAGTATCAAAAGACATGAAAATGGGAATATAAGCTCATCCATTGATGTTCCTCAATTCTTTTTGGAAATGCAATCGGTTTTTGACCTTGATTCCAATACATTAGCCCGATATACAGAGGAACTTTTGCATACATTATACTGTGATGCGCTAATTTTATCTTCCGGGACTATGTCTTCAAAAGATCTGGCATCAAGTAATTACCAGACCGTAGAACATCAAATGACAGGACATCCATGGGTGATCGTTAATAAAAGCAGATTAGGATTTTCTCCAACTGATCTTGAAAAATTTGCTCCGGAAGCGAATGAAAATTTAAAAGTTCTTTGGCTTGCCGCACACAAAGACAGATCTTCTTTCCATTCGTTAGAACATATTGATCAGGAAGCGTTCTACAATTCTGAAATTGGTACTGAATTATATCAGAGTTTTAAACAAAAACTGAGTGATGAAGGGAAATCTATTCAGGATTATAATCTCATTCCAGTACATCCTTGGCAGTGGGAACATAAGCTGAAAATTCATTTTGCAGGGGATATCGTTTCAGGAATTCTTATTCTATTGGGAGAAGGAAATGATGTTTACAGTCCACAGCAAAGCATCCGTACTTTATTTAATACTGAGCATCCTGAAAAAAGATATTTAAAAACTGCAGTTTCTATTTTAAGTACAGGAAACATTAGAGGACTATCTCCTAAACAAATGCAAATTGCCCCATCGATTACGGATTGGGTAAAAGGATTGATAAAAGGAGATTCATATCTTGAGAACAAAGGAACGATCTTCTTAGGAGAAGAAGCTTCAATTGCTTATTTACATCCTCAATACGGATCGATCGCCAATGTACCTTATCAGTATAATGAATTCTTAGGAGCTCTATGGCGTGAAAGTGCTGATTCTTACTTAAAAGAAGATGAGGAAATGTTCACCATGGCTTCATTGCTTTATGTAGATAAAGAGGGTGTTCCATTAGTTCAGGCTTTTGCAGAAAAAGCAGGGATCAGCATCACAGAATGGATCACTAACTATCTTGAAGCATACCTTACTCCTTTACTTCATATCTATTATACACACTCTCTTTGTGTAACACCTCACGGAGAAAATATTATGGTAGTACTGAAAAACGGCGTACCACAGAGAATCGTTATTAAAGATTTTGTGGATGATATTGTTTTAACTGCAGAAGCAAGAGAGAACCTTCCGGATCACCTGGCAGATGGATTGATACAGTCTTCAAACAAAGAAAATGTACCATTATCAATTCTTTTGGGAGTCTTTGATGCATTTTTCAGATACCTGTCTAATGTTCTGCATACACACTCAAACTTTAATGAAGAAGCATTCTGGACTCTTGTTCATGATTGTGTAGAAAATTATAAACAACAAAACACCCATTTACAGGAGCGATATGAAAAATATGACTTGTATGTTCCTACATTCAAGAGATTCTATATCAACAGCCTGCGTTTGAAAAACAACGGGTACAGCGAAAACAAAGCATTTGCTATTCCAAGAAAAGATGGGGCATTACCGAATCCTTTATATCAGATAGCCAATAAAAATTCGGTCGCGACAGTATGA
- a CDS encoding MATE family efflux transporter, whose protein sequence is MRKFLHLVKEGSVFAYGALAGKKIELTTGSINRSIFSLAIPMVMELVMESVFVSINLLIIAKLGDKVLGLVGITDNYITFANAIAIGLGIAAATLIARRAGEKDKEGMSRTAHYIILLAAGFALLIGGLSFIFASEIISFLGIKPDIVTHGLLFSKLVFLSIGLVILRLSINGLFRGAGDAALAMQSLWLCHISSMVFAVIFVFGIGFIPAYGLMGLAYATVLSRLLAVLYQFFILLSGKTSINILVKFHYDLPLIKKILKITFGGLVQYIIPASSWLIMVKIIATFGTTALAGYIIAQRIASVATMPAWGIGNAAGVLTGQNLGAGNPDRAEKTVWRAGGINMTYLVAVALFWQLAAEHVVTFFTKESEVARYAVQYIHVVSMAYLLLGFTMVISRALNAAGNIMQVTLLYMIMFYVIQLPLAYLLGVRFHWELKGIFTAIVSSEIVLAVLFLMIFKNGKWKTIKI, encoded by the coding sequence ATGAGAAAGTTTCTGCATCTTGTAAAAGAAGGCTCCGTATTTGCGTACGGAGCTTTAGCCGGAAAAAAAATCGAACTGACTACTGGAAGTATCAACCGTTCTATCTTCAGCCTGGCCATTCCAATGGTGATGGAGCTTGTGATGGAATCTGTTTTTGTGAGTATTAATCTTTTAATTATTGCAAAGCTTGGAGATAAGGTTCTTGGACTTGTAGGGATTACTGATAATTACATCACTTTTGCTAATGCTATTGCCATTGGATTGGGGATAGCTGCCGCAACATTGATTGCAAGGAGAGCAGGGGAAAAAGATAAAGAAGGGATGAGCCGGACTGCCCATTATATCATATTGCTGGCTGCAGGCTTTGCTCTATTAATAGGTGGCCTGTCATTTATTTTCGCCTCTGAGATCATCAGTTTCCTTGGTATCAAACCGGATATTGTGACTCATGGATTGCTTTTTTCCAAACTGGTATTTTTAAGTATCGGATTGGTTATCCTTCGTCTTTCTATTAATGGATTGTTCAGGGGAGCAGGAGATGCAGCACTAGCCATGCAATCCCTTTGGTTATGCCATATTTCGAGTATGGTTTTTGCCGTGATTTTTGTATTCGGAATTGGTTTTATTCCTGCTTATGGATTAATGGGACTAGCTTATGCTACTGTATTATCCCGATTACTGGCAGTATTATATCAGTTCTTTATTCTCCTTTCAGGTAAGACCAGCATCAATATTCTGGTGAAATTTCATTATGATCTGCCTTTAATCAAGAAAATACTGAAAATTACTTTTGGGGGATTGGTTCAGTATATTATTCCGGCGTCAAGCTGGCTGATTATGGTTAAAATTATTGCAACCTTTGGTACTACTGCATTGGCAGGATATATTATTGCACAAAGGATCGCTTCGGTAGCAACCATGCCTGCCTGGGGAATAGGAAATGCTGCTGGAGTTCTTACCGGGCAGAATTTAGGAGCAGGAAACCCTGACCGGGCAGAAAAAACAGTATGGAGAGCCGGAGGTATCAATATGACCTATCTTGTAGCAGTTGCGCTATTCTGGCAGCTGGCAGCAGAACATGTGGTCACTTTTTTCACCAAAGAATCAGAGGTTGCCAGATATGCAGTACAATACATTCATGTGGTATCTATGGCCTATCTCTTATTAGGATTTACAATGGTGATCAGCCGTGCCCTTAATGCAGCCGGAAATATTATGCAGGTAACCCTGCTGTATATGATCATGTTCTATGTGATTCAGCTTCCTTTAGCTTATCTCCTTGGGGTAAGGTTTCACTGGGAACTGAAAGGAATATTTACAGCTATTGTTTCTTCGGAAATAGTACTGGCTGTCTTATTTCTAATGATTTTCAAAAATGGTAAATGGAAAACTATAAAAATTTAA
- a CDS encoding acyl carrier protein: MNTTEEFYEIIASAIAIKKEMVDENLTYQEIPEWDSMSHLLIVEALEQFYQIKFDFNDILEMGTVGKIRAKMKKYDVLVEN; this comes from the coding sequence ATGAACACAACAGAAGAATTTTATGAAATAATTGCTTCCGCAATTGCTATAAAAAAAGAAATGGTAGACGAAAATCTTACGTATCAGGAAATCCCTGAATGGGATTCTATGTCTCACCTTCTTATTGTAGAGGCATTGGAGCAGTTCTATCAGATAAAGTTTGATTTTAATGATATCCTTGAAATGGGAACTGTCGGCAAAATCCGCGCAAAAATGAAAAAATACGATGTACTCGTAGAAAACTAA
- a CDS encoding AMP-binding protein, with product MKILENVIANRSLSFTEASSGKSVPIGTLYRSLGLNPVEKGLIFLYNDNQLSSIEVLLNFYGTAHAIAVLGQKLHTDFKERIEAEYRPKYIFDPSREEVQGYFLKEFSETVKIFVKEDYKPEVTIHPEIKILLSTSGTTGVPKLVKLSDENLYQNAISILQYMPILETDVVPLNVPINFVYGFSIFTTNCMKAGKIVCTDKDIMQKAFWDEMEEYGYSTLGGVPYLYENLNRIGFFRKDSKSLRYMTHTGGVINGELRKTIFNYCHEFEKQFFAQYGQTEAGGRMAYLTTEGLLEEETSIGTPVQGGSFQIDPETDELLFLHPSICGGYANKLEDLSTYEPSSVLHTGDTGRRGENGLYYITGRIKRIMKLFGIRLNLDEVEFILKNELEGNTFVCLNSNDKKIIVLYDNNEIDPQILKDTIKNKLRINPQYVHTEYIESFPLSQNGKINYPLLQNLQHEKI from the coding sequence ATGAAAATTTTAGAAAATGTAATTGCTAACAGAAGCCTCTCTTTCACAGAGGCTTCCAGCGGCAAAAGTGTACCGATCGGAACACTGTACCGGTCATTAGGCCTGAATCCTGTAGAAAAAGGATTGATATTTTTATACAACGACAATCAATTGTCCAGTATTGAAGTACTCCTGAATTTTTATGGAACAGCCCATGCTATTGCAGTTTTAGGACAAAAGTTACATACGGACTTCAAAGAGCGTATTGAAGCTGAATACCGTCCTAAATATATTTTTGATCCTTCCAGAGAAGAAGTTCAGGGATATTTTTTAAAGGAATTCTCGGAAACGGTTAAAATCTTTGTTAAAGAAGATTACAAACCCGAAGTTACGATTCATCCGGAAATTAAGATCCTTTTAAGTACTTCAGGAACGACAGGAGTTCCGAAGCTGGTCAAACTTTCTGATGAAAACCTTTATCAGAATGCCATAAGTATTCTTCAATACATGCCCATTCTGGAAACAGATGTTGTCCCGCTGAACGTACCGATTAATTTCGTGTACGGATTTTCTATTTTTACCACCAACTGTATGAAGGCCGGTAAAATAGTTTGTACAGACAAGGACATTATGCAGAAGGCATTCTGGGATGAAATGGAAGAATATGGATATAGCACCTTAGGAGGTGTTCCCTATCTGTATGAAAATCTGAACAGGATAGGATTCTTCAGAAAAGACAGCAAAAGCCTAAGATATATGACTCATACAGGAGGTGTTATCAATGGTGAATTGAGAAAAACGATCTTCAATTACTGTCATGAATTTGAAAAACAATTCTTTGCCCAATATGGACAGACAGAAGCGGGAGGAAGAATGGCTTACCTGACTACAGAAGGACTTCTTGAAGAAGAAACTTCTATCGGCACCCCTGTACAGGGCGGAAGTTTTCAGATAGACCCTGAAACAGATGAATTGTTATTCTTACATCCAAGTATCTGTGGTGGTTATGCTAATAAGCTGGAAGATCTTTCTACCTACGAACCGTCTTCAGTTCTTCATACAGGAGATACAGGAAGGAGAGGAGAAAACGGATTATATTACATCACAGGAAGAATAAAACGAATTATGAAACTTTTCGGAATTCGTCTCAACCTGGATGAGGTTGAATTTATCCTTAAGAATGAGCTGGAGGGAAATACGTTTGTGTGTCTTAATTCCAATGATAAAAAGATCATTGTTCTTTATGATAACAACGAAATCGATCCTCAGATCCTTAAAGATACCATTAAAAATAAACTTCGTATCAATCCACAATACGTACATACTGAATATATAGAATCATTTCCTCTATCTCAAAACGGAAAAATAAATTATCCCCTGTTACAAAACTTACAGCATGAAAAAATCTAG